One segment of Neodiprion fabricii isolate iyNeoFabr1 chromosome 1, iyNeoFabr1.1, whole genome shotgun sequence DNA contains the following:
- the LOC124183650 gene encoding ejaculatory bulb-specific protein 3-like isoform X1 yields MKCYCLMVLACLAAVAAAEEYYSGKLDNVDTHRVINNDRLLEKYKKCILNKAETGCPQDALELKKVFQEALETTCAKCSPQQQEKIKDTLGYLCKKKRHVFDEILAKIDPDQKYRAAFEAKFGKLEGCPST; encoded by the exons ATGAAGTGTTACTGCCTCATGGTTTTGGCCTGTCTCGCCGCAGTGGCTGCAGCCGAAGAATATTACAGTGGGAAATTGGACAACGTGGACACGCACAGGGTTATTAATAACGATAGACTCCTCGAGAAGTACAAGAAATGCATACTGAATAAGGCGGAAACTGGATGCCCTCAGGACGCGTTGGAGCTAAAAA AGGTTTTCCAGGAGGCGCTGGAAACAACGTGTGCCAAGTGCTCGCCACAACAGCAAGAGAAAATCAAAGACACGCTCGGGTACTTGTGCAAGAAGAAGAGACATGTTTTCGACGAAATCCTCGCAAAGATCGACCCGGACCAAAAATATCGTGCTGCGTTCGAAGCGAAATTCGGGAAGCTTGAGGGATGCCCTTCAACATAG